Proteins encoded by one window of Modestobacter marinus:
- a CDS encoding DUF7282 domain-containing protein: protein MTSRRAPWAVSAAVLVLSACGGGEGAPAGDAPASSPATAGETTIAPGGESGSGTMADLEFEDQTGAGDRVVVATVNAPGGGFVVVSADGEVLGATSVQVGTTPDVEVELDPALTADTDLTVILYADTDADGEFDPEVDEPVPAPVDATDDEAVDASEPLQEDAAYTVG, encoded by the coding sequence ATGACCTCCCGTCGGGCCCCGTGGGCCGTCTCCGCTGCCGTCCTCGTCCTGTCCGCCTGCGGGGGCGGCGAGGGCGCGCCGGCCGGCGACGCACCGGCGTCGTCGCCGGCCACCGCCGGGGAGACGACGATCGCCCCGGGCGGGGAGTCCGGCAGCGGCACCATGGCCGACCTGGAGTTCGAGGACCAGACCGGCGCCGGTGACCGCGTGGTCGTGGCGACGGTCAACGCACCCGGCGGCGGGTTCGTCGTCGTCAGCGCCGACGGCGAGGTGCTCGGCGCCACGTCGGTGCAGGTCGGCACCACCCCGGACGTCGAGGTCGAGCTGGACCCGGCGCTGACCGCGGACACCGACCTGACCGTCATCCTCTACGCGGACACCGACGCCGACGGGGAGTTCGACCCCGAGGTCGACGAGCCGGTGCCCGCCCCGGTGGACGCCACCGACGACGAGGCGGTGGACGCCTCCGAGCCCCTCCAGGAGGACGCCGCGTACACGGTGGGCTGA